AATGGAGAGGAAGAGAATTATCTAAAAAAAGTGGCCTCAGCCCTCACCTCACTTCAAGGTTCAGGACAAATTATCTATGAGGCTGTGTCGAGAGAGTACCCTGGGCCAAAGGGTAATGTTAAGATTTTGAAGCCGTGGCTTTGGGCCAGAGGGCATACAGGGCTCTGTGCCTGAAAGCTCTGTTGACAAAGGTCGTTCTTTGGCCGCTTCAGCTGGGCGTCCAGAATGTGGGTGAGAGGTGAGAAGTAGTGAAAGGGTCTAAGGGAGTCCCTCAGGAAGAATCCACTTTCCAGCAGCAGCTTGAAGGACATGGTTACCTTGTTTTCTTCCCCATCCCTACATGGCCCTCCCAACCCTGTCCAACTACCACATGAGCACAGGGACCTTGGTCATCTTGTGCACAAATGGATCCCAAACAAATCTAAGAATGGCACTCAAACATTCGTCGCTGAATAAACAAATTCTCAGGCAACAATGTTCAGTTGTCCATGTGCTGGCCCATACATCTATTAGAAATGTCTCTGGACaaatatgacatcacttacatgtggagtctaaaaaataatactaacaaatctatatacaaaacagaaacagactcacaaacatagaaaacaaacttatgattaccaaaggggaaggggcatgggattaacagatacaaattactatacataaaatagataaacaaagatttactgtatagcacagggaactatattcaatatcttttgtaataaccacaaaaatattaggtttgtaataacctaaaatggaaaataatctaaaaaaatacatatatatcactgaatcactttgctgtacacctgaaactaacacagtattgtaaatgaactatacttcaatttaaaaaaaacaaaacaaaaaatacacttaGTAAGAATACCTACCATTTGGGGTGGGGATGtgcagggaggagagaaataggtgagggagattaagaggtacaaacttcttacagttacaaaataattgtgtcacaggtatgaaatgtacagcatggggaatataataaatatatctttGTCTGTTGACAGCTGGTACctagatttatcatggtgatcattttgaaatgtacagaaatattgaattactatgtcgtgcaccaggaactaacattgTGCTGTAGGTCACctttacttcaaaaacaaactcatagaaaaagagatcaaatttgtggttacgaggcagggggtggggagagggaaaattagatgaaggcagtcaaaaagtacaaacttccagttataagacaaataagtactagggatgtaatgtacaacatgataaatataattaacactgctttatgttatttatttaagttgttaagagagtaaaccctaagcgttctcatcacaaggacaaaaaaatttttttctctttctttaattttgtatctatatgagataatcgatgttcactaaacttactgtggtaatcatttcatgatgtatgttaagtcaaatcattatgctgtacaactTGAACTTACACAGTACTgtgtcaattgtatctcagtaaaactggaagaaaaataaagaaatgtcctTGGTTTTTAGAATCCCTCATGAATGAATGTGGAGCCCTGGAGGTGGGGATGGTTAGTTATAAAGGACAAAGATGCACAGGGAAGGAGGTAGCAGGGCACCATTAAGGTTTTCACAAATTCTAGAAAAGGTGGCATTTCCCAAGCTCTCCACCACCCACCCTAACTTGCAGAGGACAAAACTACCAAGATGGACACCACTGTAAAATGCCATCACAGATTCAAGGCCAACTTCTCCAGGCAGAATCAAAAGCACCACTGACAGGGATGATATAGAAGACCCTCTCCTGGCTAGCAGTCTGGATGAGATTGTCTTAGAGGTCTCTTTCAATCTGGACGTTCTACATTTAAATCTTCCTTCATCCTTTTCCTGAGCTTGGATCTTCCAGCCAAGAGCTTATTTTACCAGAACTCACTCTACCAACTGTATAGACTCTGATTACCTTTGGATCACCTTATTTTTAACTCTTCTCCATTCCCAGAACACATTCACAGATACATGAATAAATTTTGTCTATAAGTTTATTAGacataatttgttacagtagaaGATCTGGACAaagtaaaaatagttaaattttttatttgccCTGATCTAGCAGCTTTTCTCTTAAAATTCCCGAAATGTTCTTTCTCAAATCCCATATCTTGATTGGTCACTTTAAAAATAgagagccagggcttccctggtggcgcagtggttgagagtccgcctgccgatgcaggggacgcgggttcgtgccccggtccgggaagatcccacatgccgcggagcggctgggcccgtgagccatggccgctgagcctgcgcgtccggagcctgtgctccgcaacgggagaggccacaacggtgagaggcccgcgtaacgcataaaaaaaaaaaaaaaaaaaaaaaaaaaatagagagccaaGGACCTGAGTCTACTTTTTAAGAATCTCAATCACATTTATGGGAAATTTACTTAGTgcacatttcttttctcctttccatccAGTCCTGTCAGATGGCTTTACTGGCAGGACTGACACTGACCTCTTACCTGATGGTACCCTATTTCTCTACCTCACTTGCCTCAAATTAAGAGGATCTGTAATCACAAATAAGAACCCAACATCCAAGATGAGAAGTAGGAACACGAGCAAGTGGCATCAACTCATCGTTCTActgtcctcttctcttctccaccTCCCCCAACCACCCTACAAATACAAACTCTGATTTATTGTCGAATATAGTAGAATTTCATCGTATTCGTGAAATTTCTTAACTGCACAAATTTTGATGAAAATTAACGTGTAAGTGCCCAAAATGTTATatggttttaaataaaacaatcctGCTGGTGTTTCTAgacatagttttaatttttgtagaaTATAAACCACTGACCAACAAAGGTTCTAAAAAAGGCTTTTCGCACAGGATTCTGGAGAGTCTCGCACTTCCACTCAATCAGGAAGGCAGTGAAatatggaaagagcactggattgGGAGTCAGAGAAATGAGCTTACGTCCTCAGTTTTAACCTCAAGTCTCCGCATCTGTCACAGGGAAACCTGCAGGCACCAACTGTAACTTTCCACATTATTTTTACCTCAAGTCCTTTCTATCtgcttctgattttttatttccttactgCGCTACCTAAAGACACAATTTATACCATGAAGGTGCCTGAAGGTGCCTGAAGCACTTCTGATTTTACTACTAGACAGAGGAAAGACAGGAGCCAAGTTAAGAGGCTATAAACCCAACTCTCCTCCATCCTGGCACTGGCAGCTATGGAGGAAGTGGGATAACTGATCAGAGAATAAGGGGCCTCCACTAAATCTGAGAGAGGGTGTGTATCAGACCTACTGTAGTTGGGCAAAAGTAGTGAGGCACATGGCCCAAAAGTTAGTTATATTAGTGTCCACTTGTTAGTTTGgatctttttcaatttttctcttaatttttatccattcagcaaccACTAAGTTCCTAATATGCACATAAAAGATGCTCGATAAACATTAGATGAAGGAAAAATACTCAGAAATTCAGAAGTCACTCCAGCGCTCTAGAAAACACATAAACCTTCATGTTCTTCCCTCCACCATTCTTGGCCCCACCTCTGTTCACATCACAGGTCACTCAGTGCTCATGTGACTAAGTCTGTAAGCACAGTGTGACACGGCTGTACCTAATGCAAATGTCCATTTCACTAACAGGTTGTCTTCAAAGCAGGTACTAGTCTTCAGCCTGAAACCACCTCAGCGGGTCTTCAGTTTCATCTGAGGATACGCCACAGTGATGATGCCTGCTATAGAGGACACGAGACCTCCAAGGCCTATGATGCCAGGATTGGACTTATAGATCCCCAGCTGGTCCAAAGGGTTCAGGATATCACAGAAGTTCTTCACTGTGTCCAGGAGCAAGGGAGGATGCTTCTTCAGAGATTGgaataagagaagaagaaaggactgGAGccattctgtttcctcatcagccACGCTATACACAAGAGGATCCTGGGATGGTGATTTCTCCTTCTTTGCTCTGTCGTGTGCAACCTGTTCCATCTGCAGGGAGATTTCATACAGATCCCTGACCAGGCTCAGCAGAAGAGAATAGTAGTAATGGCGTGCAGCCCACATTCGCCATTTCTCTTTGTTAATGCCAGAGGCGAGCCCTACACTCCTCACAAAAAGGATGGTGTCACAGATGAAATAAATCACACGGTTCAGGCTGGCTAATATTAGGCAGATGCGGGGCACTAGGTCAGTGGCATGACTGCTCTGCTGAATCATCTGTACAGCATGTACCACATTGCCTAGTCTGAACCCTGCAAGAAGAACCCACAAGAGTTAACAGTTATTTAATCAGTATGTAATAGGATTTTACAGGCAGAATCCCTGTATCAGGGTGAGGGGTCAgcactgtctttctttcttttttttttttacatctttattggagtatacttgctttacaatggtgtgttagtttctgctttataacaaagtgaatcagttatacatatacatatgttcccatatctcttccctcttgcgtctccctccctcccaccctccttatcccacccctccaggcggtcacaaagcaccgagctgatctccctgtgttatgcggctgcttcccactagctatctaccttacgactggtagtgtatatatgtccatgcctctctctcgctttgtcccagcttacgcttccccccccatatcctcaagtccattctctagtaggtctgtgtctttattcctgtcttacccctaggttcttcatgatatttttttttcttaaattccatctatatgtgttagcatacggtatttgtctttctctttctgacttacttcactctgtaggacagactctaggtctatccacctcattacaaatagctcaatttcgtttctttttatggctgagtaatagtccattgtatatatgtgccacatcttctttatccattcatccgatgatgggcacttaggttgtttccatctccgggctattgtaaatagagctgcaatgaacattttggtacatgactctttttgaattatggttttctcaggtatatgcccagtagtgggattgctgggtcatatggtagttctatttgtagttttttaaggaacctccatactgttctccatagtggctgtaccaattcacattcccaccagcagcagcactgttttttttttaacaactgacCGCCCTCTGAGGCTCAGTCTTTGCTCAGGAAAGGAGGACTGTACAGTATGTTAAGGACACCTAAAATGATCCTGGAATGTAAAAAAGACTGTGACTCTTTAAACTTATTGCCTCCATTTCAATGACTACATTAACAATGACTTACTACACACTTTAGGCAAAGGTCAATCATAAGTGTGGATTGTTACATATGAATATCACCAGCTACACTTCTTTAGAAGGAAGGTACTGCAAATTACATGAACTCCAGATAAAACATTCTTTTGGAGAGTCTGATACCTTACACTGTACTTACTTTCCAGTTAaaagattgctttaaaaaaaaataccattatcATACTGCCATTTCTCTGGTCCAAAGCCCCTTTGGCTCCCTACTGTCAAAAAGACAAAGTAGAGATGGTAGGATTTAGTGGATAACACAACTAATAATACTGTCATATGTGACTCCTAGTTCAATTAAATCAACCATTGCAAGGGCATGTCCTTTATCTGAGCATGTAACTCAATTAATCAGGGATgcatcaatcaataaatatttactgagcacttctcAGAGTAAGTTATAGTCCTAAACATTATGGAGGATACAAAAGAACTACTTTCCCTAAGTGACTATATCTTAGACTCAGCAAACACTCAGAAGTAGCTACCCTCAGGAAACTTATGAtctcagaaaaatgttttgtattattttatcaaaactaacacaaaatatgtaatgaataatcctgggttccagtcctgacTGTTGCACTAACttagtgaccttgggtaagtcttTTCTAGACTTCAGAGACTAGTGATCTTTAAAGGACCTTTGAGCTCCAACATTCCAAAGAGCCTGAGAACTTCTAATCTTGGCTTTCCAAGCCATCCAGAAAAGCTCCTTCCCATCCCTCTGCTTGACAATCTAAGTCTTGTTTCCATCAAACTAGTTTTCTCATTGATCCTCAATACAATGGTTTGCCCAGAACAGTCCTGAGCCTCCACTAGAGGAAACCACCTTCAAGAATGTTCTCCTAATCCTTCTCTCTCTTGCCACACCTCAAGTTCCATCTCCTCcaaacatctttctttttctctatcccaACCAACATATTTGGTACTAAATCTTAGATCATTATACCATGTGATCTTAGTTCTCCCATAAAGCTCAGGACTATATCTATATGAAGCAGGTACTCAAAGTGAATTAAATGAGTACAAAACACTGACCACTTTTTGGCATTAACATGAAACAATCCCACAAATGACTTAAGAAAATGTATCCATCCATTTCCTCTAGCAATCCCTCAAGAGAAGGGATAAAGGCAGGGGGTCAAGGATATAGCTATTCTATTCTTCGAGGGTTCCCAGGAGCCAGAAGCTCATGTCAAAGATTGCCAGAACGTTTTGTGATTCTAAGAACTAAAGGTGAACTAACACATTGCATGTCCCACTGGTTATGATTAAGCAGAAAGATATAATGTAGCACGAAATGTGAACATAGGAGGGTGTTTGTGAATGGTGTACAGCAAAACATTCAATCCTTTTGGCCTGTCGTTCCATGAGGGCAGCCTTACTGGTGAACTTCATCAATAAAGTTGATTGACTAGAAAATCATGACCTAGGAAATATTTTGTGAATTACAAGGTCTGAGGATTCTAAACCAGGAGCCACTGTCCCTCAACGGACAGGGTACTTACATTTACGGCCAGTGCTCACACTGGACTCCAGTTTCTTGAGCTTCATAACAACCTCCTCTTTGTCAGCTTTAGGCTCTAACAAATATCTAAGCAACATGCATGTGTACTGAGTGGctctgaaatggaaacaaaatgagGAGAACGATTTACAAACCAAATAAAATTTGACTCATGAAGTAGGGGAAGGAGAAACATGTCCTGCTAAAAGCAAAGTTTCCAAGACAATTTCTCATGTAGCAGCTCTTACAAGAGCAAAATTCTTCAAGAGTCACTCCACAGGGCTAAAGGGTAGAACATGTCATGGAAATGCAACACAAGGGTAATGAAAGAAAACTCTGCAATAATCCAGTGCACGGCTCCTCAGAAGCCCTCTTGCTGGCACAGAGAAATGGATATAGTCAAAGCAGTAAACTGCACAAAAATGTTAAGTCTGCAAAGATCCATATTCTTTATGTCTTCCAGTGTAAATTTCTAAAAGATTTTCAGATTTCTAAAAGGAAATTTTTGTACCAACTACTTATGTGACAGGTCACACACTCAAACCAGAGCCAAATGAAAAGTCCACCATTTGCATATTGCTTAACTTTTTAT
The genomic region above belongs to Phocoena phocoena chromosome 2, mPhoPho1.1, whole genome shotgun sequence and contains:
- the PEX11A gene encoding peroxisomal membrane protein 11A isoform X2; amino-acid sequence: MDAFIRFTNQTQGRDRLFRATQYTCMLLRYLLEPKADKEEVVMKLKKLESSVSTGRKSSLNRVIYFICDTILFVRSVGLASGINKEKWRMWAARHYYYSLLLSLVRDLYEISLQMEQVAHDRAKKEKSPSQDPLVYSVADEETEWLQSFLLLLFQSLKKHPPLLLDTVKNFCDILNPLDQLGIYKSNPGIIGLGGLVSSIAGIITVAYPQMKLKTR
- the PEX11A gene encoding peroxisomal membrane protein 11A isoform X1, with product MDAFIRFTNQTQGRDRLFRATQYTCMLLRYLLEPKADKEEVVMKLKKLESSVSTGRKWFRLGNVVHAVQMIQQSSHATDLVPRICLILASLNRVIYFICDTILFVRSVGLASGINKEKWRMWAARHYYYSLLLSLVRDLYEISLQMEQVAHDRAKKEKSPSQDPLVYSVADEETEWLQSFLLLLFQSLKKHPPLLLDTVKNFCDILNPLDQLGIYKSNPGIIGLGGLVSSIAGIITVAYPQMKLKTR